The Microbacterium sp. LWH7-1.2 genome window below encodes:
- a CDS encoding carboxymuconolactone decarboxylase family protein: protein MTAEHRVHLSRAARPAYQALSAFSKTVGGIAAENGIDDRLKELVQIHASQRNGCAYCVRVHVERALAAGVTADDIAQLPVWRESGVFSDRERAGLELAEAYVYIHEDGIPDDVYNRVGGVLSEKEYVALSWILVSINAFNRIAIAGRYSTPPRDDLVGEDKDAAAGAAW, encoded by the coding sequence ATGACGGCAGAACACCGCGTGCACCTCTCGCGGGCGGCGCGACCCGCCTACCAGGCGCTTTCGGCCTTCTCGAAGACCGTGGGCGGCATCGCCGCCGAGAACGGCATCGACGACCGGCTCAAGGAACTCGTGCAGATCCACGCGTCGCAGCGCAACGGCTGCGCGTACTGCGTGCGGGTGCACGTCGAGCGGGCGCTCGCCGCCGGCGTCACGGCGGACGACATCGCGCAGCTCCCGGTATGGCGCGAGTCCGGCGTCTTCTCCGATCGGGAGCGCGCGGGCCTCGAGCTCGCCGAGGCCTACGTCTACATCCACGAGGACGGCATCCCCGACGACGTCTACAACCGCGTCGGCGGAGTGCTGAGCGAGAAGGAGTACGTCGCCCTCAGTTGGATCCTGGTGTCGATCAATGCGTTCAACCGGATCGCCATCGCGGGCCGGTACAGCACGCCGCCCCGCGACGACCTCGTCGGCGAAGACAAGGACGCCGCCGCGGGCGCGGCGTGGTGA
- a CDS encoding alpha/beta hydrolase yields the protein MSDPIDEFSFLPEQAAEAGIEASVPRGERLSLALADGRTLSALRYTPVDSPDATPVVTFLHGAGLNAHTWDTTVLALGLPALAIDLPGHGDSSWRDDAAYVARVLAPDVAAGIDAWADAPQLLVGQSLGGLTAAAVAASRPDLVRELVVIDITPGLDPNAGARQIRDFFAGPADWASRDELVDRALAFGLGGGTRRKAERGVFFNSRIRSDGRVEWKHHFARLANAASASPAAAASAAAQQDAVSSVLGESGWEDLAAVAAPTTLLRGERGYVTEEDAAEFERRVPAASVAVVASGHNVQEEIPLELGARLRAMDAVA from the coding sequence GTGAGCGACCCCATCGACGAGTTCTCGTTCCTTCCCGAGCAGGCCGCGGAGGCCGGCATCGAGGCATCCGTCCCCCGCGGCGAGCGGCTGTCGCTCGCGCTCGCCGACGGCCGCACCCTGAGCGCGCTGCGCTACACCCCGGTGGACTCCCCCGACGCCACGCCCGTCGTGACGTTCCTTCACGGCGCGGGACTCAACGCCCACACGTGGGACACCACTGTCCTCGCGCTCGGACTTCCCGCGCTGGCGATCGACCTCCCCGGGCACGGGGATTCGTCCTGGCGCGACGACGCCGCGTACGTCGCGCGCGTCCTCGCACCCGACGTGGCCGCGGGGATCGACGCCTGGGCGGACGCCCCACAGCTGCTCGTCGGGCAGTCGCTGGGCGGGCTGACCGCCGCAGCCGTCGCGGCATCGCGACCCGACCTGGTGCGCGAGCTCGTCGTCATCGACATCACGCCGGGCCTGGATCCGAACGCCGGAGCACGGCAGATCCGCGACTTCTTCGCCGGCCCGGCCGACTGGGCGTCGCGCGACGAACTCGTCGACCGCGCACTCGCCTTCGGACTCGGCGGCGGCACGCGCCGCAAGGCCGAGCGCGGCGTCTTCTTCAACTCCCGCATCCGCTCCGACGGCCGCGTCGAGTGGAAGCACCACTTCGCGCGCCTGGCGAACGCGGCATCGGCATCGCCCGCGGCCGCCGCGAGCGCGGCTGCGCAGCAGGACGCGGTCTCCTCGGTGCTCGGCGAGTCCGGCTGGGAGGACCTCGCAGCCGTCGCCGCCCCGACGACGCTCCTGCGCGGCGAGCGCGGCTACGTCACGGAGGAGGACGCCGCGGAATTCGAGCGACGTGTGCCCGCGGCATCCGTCGCCGTCGTCGCGTCGGGGCACAACGTGCAGGAGGAGATCCCGCTCGAGCTGGGGGCACGGCTGCGCGCCATGGACGCCGTCGCATGA
- a CDS encoding ABC transporter substrate-binding protein, whose product MLRRTALAAASLLAAGLLVLTACSGGGGSAAPTTPGEPDPDASVAIRLVLEPSNLDIRETAGSALDQILVDNIYQGLVARTPEQDVVPALARDWTVSPDGLTYTFTLREGVTFHDGQELTPQDVVWSLTTRRDTPAWRDASRLANVTSITAEGQDITLTLTEPDSSLLWNLTGRAGIVLKEGDTVDYKTKANGTGPFVLTQWRQGDSITLERNDAYWGEASGAAEVVFDYIPDNQAALNAALAGEVDVLTGFDANLKEQVEQNGDFALVLGKSTDKGTLAFNQTSGPLADKRVRQAIRQAIDHDAIIEALASGQTQYGPIPELDPGYEDLSDVAPYDPEAAKELLEDAGYEDDLELTLTIPNFYSTTIPQILVSDLDEVGITLEVDSVDFTTWLTDVYTNHDYDLSFVLHTEARDFENWADPDYYFTYDNAEVQDLYAQSLAATDESEAADLLEQAARIVSEDAAADWLYNGASVVAIGRNVVGMPTVNVNERLNAAEIAKSNG is encoded by the coding sequence ATGCTCCGTCGCACCGCTCTCGCCGCAGCGTCGCTGCTGGCCGCCGGTCTCCTCGTCCTCACCGCCTGCAGCGGTGGCGGCGGAAGCGCCGCGCCGACGACGCCCGGCGAGCCCGATCCCGACGCTTCGGTCGCGATCCGGCTGGTGCTCGAGCCCAGCAACCTCGACATCCGCGAGACCGCGGGGTCGGCGCTGGACCAGATCCTCGTCGACAACATCTACCAGGGCCTCGTCGCCCGCACGCCCGAGCAGGACGTCGTCCCCGCGCTCGCGAGGGACTGGACGGTCTCGCCCGACGGCCTCACCTACACGTTCACGCTGCGCGAGGGCGTGACGTTCCACGACGGCCAGGAGCTGACCCCCCAGGACGTCGTGTGGTCGCTCACCACGCGGCGCGACACGCCGGCGTGGCGCGACGCCTCACGTCTGGCGAACGTCACCTCGATCACCGCGGAGGGGCAGGACATCACGCTGACCCTCACCGAGCCCGACTCGAGCCTGCTGTGGAACCTCACCGGCCGGGCCGGCATCGTCCTCAAGGAGGGCGACACCGTCGACTACAAGACCAAGGCCAACGGCACGGGTCCGTTCGTGCTGACCCAGTGGCGCCAGGGCGACAGCATCACGCTCGAGCGCAACGACGCCTACTGGGGCGAAGCGTCGGGCGCCGCCGAGGTCGTGTTCGACTACATCCCCGACAACCAGGCCGCGCTCAACGCGGCGCTCGCAGGTGAGGTCGACGTGCTGACCGGGTTCGACGCGAACCTGAAGGAGCAGGTCGAGCAGAACGGCGACTTCGCGCTCGTGCTCGGCAAGTCCACCGACAAGGGCACGCTCGCGTTCAACCAGACCTCCGGCCCCCTCGCCGACAAGCGCGTACGCCAGGCGATCCGCCAGGCGATCGACCACGACGCCATCATCGAGGCGCTCGCGTCGGGCCAGACCCAGTACGGTCCGATCCCCGAGCTCGATCCCGGCTACGAGGACCTGTCGGACGTCGCACCGTACGACCCCGAGGCCGCGAAGGAACTCCTCGAGGATGCGGGCTACGAGGACGACCTCGAGCTCACGCTGACCATCCCGAACTTCTACTCGACGACGATCCCGCAGATCCTGGTCTCCGACCTCGACGAGGTCGGCATCACGCTCGAGGTCGACTCGGTCGACTTCACCACGTGGCTCACCGACGTCTACACGAACCACGACTACGACCTGAGCTTCGTGCTGCACACCGAGGCTCGCGACTTCGAGAACTGGGCGGACCCGGACTACTACTTCACCTACGACAACGCCGAGGTGCAGGACCTGTACGCCCAGTCGCTCGCGGCCACCGACGAGTCCGAGGCCGCGGACCTGCTCGAGCAGGCGGCCCGCATCGTCTCGGAGGATGCGGCGGCGGACTGGCTGTACAACGGAGCCTCCGTCGTCGCGATCGGCAGGAACGTCGTGGGCATGCCCACCGTCAACGTGAACGAGCGGCTGAACGCGGCCGAGATCGCCAAGAGCAACGGGTGA
- a CDS encoding ABC transporter permease produces the protein MIRYTLTRFALLLLGLLVASVLIFVTLRVLPGDIAHLIAGVGSTPEQQEAIRERLGLDRPLPEQYLTWIGGLFRGDLGTSLLTGTSVVDELAEKAEVTVPLGILSLTIAVVISVPLGVLSAMRRGRAAGTGLSVGAQTLAAVPVVWAGMMLVVVFAVWLGWLPAQGFPRSGWSDPWAALRSLLLPALTIGIVEGAMLLRFVRSATLQAVGQDFVRTAAAKGLTRDQALIRHGLPVVGLSVITVLGLQVAGIIVGAVVIEQLFSLPGIGRMLVADVAARDLPKVQGELLALTGFVLIVGFVVDLVHRVIDPRQREAP, from the coding sequence GTGATCCGGTACACGCTGACCCGATTCGCCCTGCTCCTGCTCGGGCTTCTCGTCGCCAGCGTGCTGATCTTCGTCACCCTCCGCGTGCTCCCCGGTGACATCGCGCACCTCATCGCCGGTGTGGGATCCACCCCCGAGCAGCAGGAGGCCATCCGGGAGCGGCTGGGCCTGGACCGCCCGCTCCCGGAGCAGTACCTCACCTGGATCGGCGGGCTGTTCCGCGGCGACCTCGGCACGTCCCTGCTGACGGGCACGAGCGTCGTGGACGAACTCGCCGAGAAGGCGGAGGTGACGGTGCCCCTCGGCATCCTGTCCCTCACGATCGCCGTCGTGATCAGCGTGCCGCTCGGTGTGCTCTCGGCGATGCGGCGCGGCCGCGCCGCGGGCACGGGACTCAGCGTCGGCGCACAGACTCTCGCCGCGGTGCCCGTGGTGTGGGCGGGAATGATGCTCGTCGTCGTCTTCGCGGTGTGGCTCGGCTGGCTGCCCGCGCAGGGCTTCCCGCGGTCGGGCTGGAGCGATCCGTGGGCGGCGCTGCGCTCGCTCTTGCTCCCCGCCCTCACGATCGGCATCGTCGAGGGCGCCATGCTGCTGCGGTTCGTGCGCAGCGCGACACTGCAGGCCGTCGGGCAGGACTTCGTGCGCACCGCCGCCGCGAAGGGACTCACCCGCGACCAGGCGCTCATCCGCCATGGCCTGCCCGTGGTCGGCCTGTCGGTGATCACGGTGCTCGGACTGCAGGTCGCGGGCATCATCGTGGGCGCCGTCGTGATCGAGCAGCTGTTCTCCCTCCCCGGCATCGGCCGCATGCTCGTCGCCGACGTCGCCGCGCGCGACCTGCCGAAGGTGCAGGGCGAGCTGCTGGCCCTGACCGGCTTCGTGCTCATCGTCGGGTTCGTGGTCGACCTCGTGCACCGCGTCATCGACCCCCGTCAGCGGGAGGCACCGTGA
- a CDS encoding ABC transporter permease — protein sequence MWALSTGRFGLIVVAVVVLTAIVARFWTPFDPQNVDIANRWALPGWPHLLGTDGSGRDILSLLMAGARTTVFVAIGAGIVATVIGISLAALGALTARWVRESVAVFVDILIAFPVLIIAMMISAVWGGSLWVVIWAVGIGFGVNIARVTRPELRRVLHSDFVLAGRASGLTPTQNLWRHLLPNVAPVFIVQLSWGMAVAVLAEAGLSYLGFGAPVTEPSWGLLLAQLQQFIAVHPLSVVWPGLAITITVLGLNLLGDGLREATDPTLSRSPFATRRARLHIPEVVS from the coding sequence CTGTGGGCGCTGTCCACCGGGCGCTTCGGGCTCATCGTGGTCGCGGTCGTCGTCCTCACCGCGATCGTCGCCCGGTTCTGGACACCGTTCGACCCTCAGAACGTCGACATCGCGAACCGCTGGGCCCTCCCCGGCTGGCCTCACCTCCTCGGCACCGACGGCTCGGGCCGCGACATCCTGAGCCTTCTGATGGCCGGCGCCCGCACCACCGTGTTCGTCGCGATCGGCGCCGGCATCGTCGCGACGGTGATCGGCATCTCGCTCGCCGCGCTCGGCGCCCTCACCGCGCGGTGGGTGCGCGAGTCGGTGGCGGTGTTCGTCGACATCCTCATCGCGTTCCCGGTGCTGATCATCGCGATGATGATCTCGGCGGTGTGGGGCGGATCCCTGTGGGTCGTGATCTGGGCGGTCGGCATCGGCTTCGGCGTGAACATCGCCCGCGTCACGCGACCGGAGCTGCGCCGGGTGCTGCACAGCGACTTCGTCCTCGCCGGGCGGGCGTCGGGCCTCACGCCGACGCAGAACCTGTGGCGCCACCTCCTCCCCAACGTCGCGCCGGTGTTCATCGTGCAGCTGTCGTGGGGCATGGCGGTCGCCGTGCTCGCCGAAGCGGGCCTGTCCTACCTCGGATTCGGCGCGCCGGTCACCGAGCCGTCGTGGGGTCTGCTGCTCGCGCAGCTGCAGCAGTTCATCGCCGTGCACCCGCTGTCGGTGGTCTGGCCGGGCCTCGCCATCACGATCACCGTGCTGGGGCTCAATCTGCTCGGCGACGGCCTTCGCGAGGCCACCGACCCGACGCTCTCCCGCAGCCCCTTCGCCACCCGTCGCGCGCGTCTTCACATCCCGGAGGTGGTGTCGTGA
- a CDS encoding ABC transporter ATP-binding protein gives MSLEVHDLTIDLGGRRVVDGISFAVPDGARVGLIGESGSGKSLTALAILGLLPDGATASGSVRWNGREILGLPDAELAELRGDEIGIVFQEPRTALNPIRTVGRQIAESIRIHEGLSKQDAAARAIAEASRVALPDPQRIVARYPHQLSGGQRQRVAIAMALACRPRLLIADEPTTALDVTIQADILELLLSLARDDGMSLVFITHDLAVLSQIATHGVVLEQGRVVEEAPVSRLLSAPASVVTRELLRDATATLWRPEGARTRAPGAWGEAPEGGA, from the coding sequence GTGAGCCTCGAGGTGCACGACCTCACGATCGACCTCGGCGGGCGCCGCGTCGTCGACGGCATCTCGTTCGCCGTGCCCGACGGCGCACGCGTCGGCCTCATCGGCGAGTCGGGCTCGGGCAAGTCGCTGACGGCCCTGGCCATCCTGGGGCTCCTCCCCGACGGTGCGACCGCGTCGGGGAGTGTGCGGTGGAACGGCCGCGAGATCCTGGGCCTTCCCGATGCCGAGCTGGCAGAGCTGCGCGGCGACGAGATCGGCATCGTCTTCCAGGAGCCGCGCACAGCGCTCAACCCGATCCGCACGGTCGGCCGCCAGATCGCCGAGTCGATCCGCATCCACGAGGGGCTGTCGAAACAGGATGCCGCCGCCCGAGCGATCGCCGAGGCATCGCGGGTCGCCCTCCCCGATCCGCAGCGCATCGTGGCGCGCTACCCCCACCAGCTGTCGGGCGGCCAGCGCCAGCGGGTCGCGATCGCCATGGCGCTCGCATGCCGGCCGCGGCTGCTCATCGCCGACGAGCCGACCACGGCGCTGGACGTCACGATCCAGGCCGACATCCTCGAGCTGCTGCTGTCGCTCGCCCGCGACGACGGCATGTCGCTCGTCTTCATCACGCACGACCTCGCCGTGCTGTCGCAGATCGCCACGCACGGTGTGGTGCTCGAGCAGGGACGCGTGGTGGAGGAGGCGCCGGTGTCGCGGCTGCTCTCGGCTCCGGCATCCGTCGTCACCCGGGAGCTTCTGCGCGACGCGACCGCGACTCTCTGGCGACCGGAGGGAGCTCGCACCCGCGCGCCGGGGGCCTGGGGTGAAGCCCCGGAAGGAGGAGCATGA
- a CDS encoding ATP-binding cassette domain-containing protein: protein MTLLIRGRGLTRRYPTPKTQLFEKRTFTTGLEDADIDVREGSAVGLIGESGSGKSTLVRLLLALDTPSAGTLEFDGRPVDAKASARSLHWLRTQTGIVFQDPYASLDPRMSVGRIVGEPLWALGIDGDRRARVREVLADVGLEADMADRFPHEFSGGQRQRIALARAIVHRPRLLVGDEPLSALDVTVRAQILELLGELRARDGLTLLMVSHDIGVVQNLCDEVVVMKDGRIIEEGPTEKVLLQPQVAYTRRLLASIPVIDAGTA from the coding sequence ATGACCCTGCTGATCCGCGGGCGCGGGCTGACGCGCCGCTACCCCACGCCGAAGACGCAGCTGTTCGAGAAGCGCACATTCACGACGGGCCTCGAAGACGCCGACATCGACGTGCGCGAGGGCTCCGCCGTCGGTCTCATCGGCGAGTCGGGCTCCGGCAAGTCGACGCTCGTACGCCTCCTGCTGGCCCTCGACACCCCCTCCGCCGGAACCCTGGAGTTCGACGGGCGACCGGTCGACGCGAAGGCCTCGGCGCGCTCCCTGCACTGGCTGCGCACGCAGACGGGGATCGTCTTCCAGGACCCGTACGCGTCGCTCGACCCGCGCATGAGCGTCGGGCGCATCGTCGGCGAGCCGCTGTGGGCACTGGGGATCGACGGCGACCGCCGCGCGCGCGTCCGCGAGGTGCTGGCGGATGTCGGCCTAGAGGCCGACATGGCCGACCGGTTCCCGCACGAGTTCTCGGGCGGCCAGCGGCAGCGCATCGCCCTGGCGCGCGCGATCGTGCACCGCCCGCGCCTGCTCGTCGGCGACGAGCCGCTGTCGGCGCTCGACGTCACGGTGCGCGCGCAGATCCTCGAGCTGCTCGGCGAGCTCCGCGCCCGCGACGGTCTCACGCTCCTCATGGTGTCGCACGACATCGGCGTCGTGCAGAACCTGTGCGACGAGGTCGTCGTCATGAAGGACGGCCGCATCATCGAGGAGGGCCCGACCGAGAAGGTGCTGCTGCAGCCGCAGGTCGCGTACACCCGGCGGCTGCTGGCGTCGATCCCGGTGATCGACGCCGGTACCGCCTGA
- a CDS encoding M4 family metallopeptidase: protein MSPGIVPPYLLARIAAVQEENWARAADAAHRTLVAPREYRPVRSRLRLSIQEPGTLVAEATPAPDREISDAEHREVLPGTRVRGEDDAPTGDASVDEAYEGLGATYDFWWDAYARDSIDGSGSSLLATVHYGREYDNAFWNGERMVFGDGDDEVFRGFTRSLSVIAHELAHGVIEDEGGLLYRGQSGALNESIADVFGALAEQHREGQTVDEATWLIGEGIFTDAVEGVALRSLKAPGTAYDDDVLGKDPQPGHMRDYVETRDDNGGVHINSGIPNHAFYLTAEALGGHAWERAGLIWYRALTSGTLPSTADFTTFARATLAAAAAEYGEESEEVDAVCAGWTGVGVIPDDREPES, encoded by the coding sequence ATGAGCCCCGGAATCGTCCCCCCGTACCTGCTCGCCCGCATCGCCGCCGTGCAGGAGGAGAACTGGGCTCGTGCCGCCGACGCGGCGCACCGCACCCTCGTGGCGCCGCGGGAGTACCGTCCGGTGCGCTCACGTCTGCGGTTGTCGATCCAGGAGCCGGGCACGCTCGTCGCCGAGGCGACGCCCGCGCCCGACCGCGAGATCTCCGACGCGGAGCACCGCGAGGTGCTTCCGGGCACGCGGGTGCGCGGCGAGGACGACGCGCCGACCGGGGACGCCTCCGTCGATGAGGCGTACGAGGGTCTCGGTGCGACGTACGACTTCTGGTGGGACGCGTACGCGCGGGACAGCATCGACGGCTCGGGCAGCTCGCTCCTGGCGACCGTGCACTACGGCCGCGAGTACGACAACGCCTTCTGGAACGGCGAGCGCATGGTCTTCGGAGACGGCGACGACGAGGTGTTCCGGGGTTTCACGCGATCGCTCAGCGTCATCGCCCACGAGCTCGCGCACGGCGTGATCGAGGACGAGGGCGGCCTGCTGTACCGCGGGCAGTCGGGCGCGCTCAACGAGTCCATCGCCGACGTCTTCGGGGCCCTCGCCGAACAGCACCGGGAGGGACAGACCGTCGACGAGGCCACGTGGCTCATCGGCGAGGGGATCTTCACGGATGCCGTGGAGGGCGTCGCCCTGCGATCGCTCAAGGCGCCCGGTACCGCCTACGACGACGACGTGCTCGGCAAGGACCCGCAGCCGGGGCACATGCGCGACTACGTCGAGACGCGCGACGACAACGGCGGCGTGCACATCAACTCCGGCATCCCCAACCACGCGTTCTATCTCACGGCGGAGGCGCTCGGCGGCCACGCGTGGGAGCGCGCCGGGCTCATCTGGTACCGCGCGCTCACGTCGGGGACGCTCCCCTCCACCGCCGACTTCACCACGTTCGCCCGCGCCACCCTCGCGGCGGCGGCCGCGGAGTACGGTGAGGAGTCGGAGGAGGTCGACGCCGTCTGCGCCGGGTGGACGGGTGTCGGCGTGATCCCGGATGACCGAGAACCCGAGTCCTGA
- a CDS encoding N-acetyltransferase family protein yields MLEEEYEKDRRKLPRHLQRQSEPERPFSFTIRPVEDRDIPDIREIYNYYVTNSVVTFDEDVWSVAQWRKKRAGLAKQGLPFLVAESPSGQILGYALVQPMSSKSAYRFSVENSIYLGQAATGKGLGRALLEALIEACEAVGIRQMVAVISDKGAEGSVALHEKLGFVEVGRMGRVGFKFGRWLGTIYMQKALKPAKKKGLFAR; encoded by the coding sequence ATGCTGGAAGAGGAATACGAGAAGGATCGCCGCAAGCTGCCGCGCCATCTGCAGCGGCAGTCCGAGCCCGAGCGTCCGTTCTCGTTCACGATCCGTCCTGTCGAGGACAGGGACATCCCCGACATCCGCGAGATCTACAACTACTACGTGACCAACTCGGTCGTGACCTTCGACGAGGACGTCTGGTCGGTGGCGCAGTGGCGCAAGAAGCGCGCCGGGCTCGCCAAGCAGGGGCTGCCGTTCCTGGTCGCGGAGTCGCCGTCGGGCCAGATCCTCGGGTACGCGCTCGTGCAGCCGATGTCGAGCAAGTCCGCCTACCGGTTCTCGGTCGAGAACTCGATCTACCTCGGTCAGGCGGCCACGGGCAAGGGGCTCGGCCGAGCGCTGCTCGAAGCGCTCATCGAGGCGTGCGAAGCCGTGGGCATCCGGCAGATGGTCGCGGTGATCAGCGACAAGGGCGCCGAGGGCTCGGTCGCCCTGCACGAGAAGCTCGGCTTCGTCGAGGTCGGGCGCATGGGCCGCGTCGGCTTCAAGTTCGGCCGCTGGCTGGGCACGATCTACATGCAGAAGGCCCTCAAGCCGGCGAAGAAGAAGGGCCTCTTCGCGCGCTGA
- a CDS encoding uracil-DNA glycosylase, with product MAMTLPELADAGLIDPEWSTALAPVGTDIAALGERLRAEVAAGRQYLPAGDRVLRAFQRPLPDVKVLIVGQDPYPTPGHPIGLSFAVDAHVRPLPRSLGNIYQELESDLGIPRAPHGDLSAWSDQGVMLLNRVLTVAPGAPASHRGWGWEKVTEHAIRTLVARGRPLVAILWGRDAANLRPLLGATPIIESAHPSPLSASRGFFGSRPFSRANELLAQQGADPVDWRLPA from the coding sequence ATGGCGATGACCCTGCCCGAGCTCGCGGACGCGGGACTCATCGACCCGGAGTGGTCGACAGCGCTCGCCCCGGTCGGCACCGACATCGCGGCGCTCGGAGAGCGGCTCCGCGCCGAGGTCGCCGCCGGGCGGCAGTACCTCCCGGCCGGCGACCGCGTGCTGCGCGCGTTCCAGCGACCGCTGCCCGACGTCAAGGTGCTCATCGTGGGGCAGGACCCGTACCCCACGCCGGGGCATCCGATCGGGTTGTCCTTCGCGGTCGACGCGCACGTGCGCCCGCTGCCGCGGAGCCTCGGCAACATCTATCAGGAGCTGGAGTCGGACCTCGGCATTCCGCGCGCCCCGCACGGCGACCTGTCCGCCTGGAGCGACCAGGGCGTCATGCTGCTCAACCGCGTGCTCACGGTCGCGCCTGGGGCGCCGGCATCCCACCGCGGCTGGGGCTGGGAGAAGGTGACCGAGCACGCGATCCGCACACTCGTCGCGCGGGGCAGGCCCCTCGTGGCGATCCTGTGGGGGCGGGATGCAGCGAACCTGCGGCCGCTGCTGGGCGCCACGCCGATCATCGAATCGGCGCATCCGTCGCCGCTCTCGGCGAGCCGGGGGTTCTTCGGCTCGCGGCCGTTCTCGCGGGCCAACGAGCTGCTCGCCCAGCAGGGAGCCGACCCCGTCGACTGGCGGCTGCCTGCGTAG
- a CDS encoding metal-dependent hydrolase: protein MTLTDGTVVTYPAGAVSSRGTVVHVADAGEGRWAVVLDETAFHPVDTAWPDQPADRGMLRVGDAELSVIDAVVGATQGDGLLLGPDVPVRTGTDGWTFVVAHIVESGAGVAVGDTVDVTVDAAYRAALSAGHTACHLASLAFDAALAGAWRKEVQTDALGAPAFDALAIQESRILPDGSRDVYRIGKSLRRKGFDPAALDDLDALAARVDAQLAEWIAAGGAVRIERDGEALADRRAWVCELPGAEARIPCGGTHVASLHELVAATVSFEAAPMDGGLELVMTTTAERV from the coding sequence GTGACCCTCACCGACGGCACCGTCGTCACGTACCCGGCCGGCGCCGTCTCATCCCGCGGCACCGTGGTCCATGTCGCCGACGCCGGGGAAGGGCGGTGGGCCGTCGTGCTCGACGAGACCGCGTTCCACCCGGTCGACACCGCGTGGCCCGACCAGCCCGCCGACCGCGGCATGCTTCGGGTCGGCGACGCCGAACTCTCCGTGATCGACGCGGTCGTCGGCGCGACCCAGGGCGACGGCCTGCTGCTCGGCCCCGACGTCCCGGTGCGCACCGGCACCGACGGGTGGACGTTCGTCGTCGCGCACATCGTCGAGAGCGGCGCCGGGGTCGCGGTGGGCGACACCGTGGACGTGACGGTCGATGCCGCCTACCGCGCCGCCCTGTCTGCGGGGCACACCGCGTGCCATCTGGCCTCGCTCGCCTTCGACGCGGCGTTGGCCGGCGCGTGGCGCAAAGAGGTGCAGACCGACGCGCTCGGTGCGCCCGCATTCGACGCGCTCGCGATCCAGGAGTCGCGGATCCTGCCGGACGGCTCGCGCGACGTGTACCGCATCGGCAAGTCGCTCCGGCGCAAGGGGTTCGATCCCGCGGCGCTCGACGACCTCGACGCGCTCGCGGCTCGAGTGGATGCGCAGCTGGCCGAGTGGATCGCCGCCGGCGGCGCCGTGCGCATCGAGCGCGACGGCGAGGCACTCGCCGACCGCCGCGCGTGGGTGTGCGAGCTGCCCGGGGCCGAGGCCCGGATCCCGTGCGGCGGCACTCACGTCGCATCGCTTCATGAACTGGTGGCGGCGACCGTGAGCTTCGAGGCGGCGCCGATGGACGGCGGGCTCGAACTCGTCATGACGACGACGGCGGAGCGGGTCTGA
- a CDS encoding SDR family oxidoreductase, with protein MANRRAVVTGASSGIGEAAVRALRASGWDVVGVARRADRLAALEAETGAVAFAADLTTDADVEALTGFLADSGPVHALVHVAGGARGTDRVEDGRVEDWQWMFDANVLSAQRLVAALMPQLRRAAASDGHADTLFVTSTAAQTAYAGGAGYNAAKAGEAMLAHALRLELNGEPIRVIEVAPGMVHTPEFTLNRLGGDSVAAERVYDGVQNPLTADDVADVIAYALNAPGHVNLDLITMRPVAQSAQFLLARGPLRPRGTEEL; from the coding sequence ATGGCGAACAGACGTGCGGTGGTGACCGGGGCGAGCTCGGGGATCGGCGAGGCGGCGGTGCGCGCGCTGCGCGCGAGCGGATGGGACGTGGTCGGCGTCGCACGACGAGCCGATCGGCTCGCCGCGCTCGAAGCCGAGACCGGCGCTGTCGCGTTCGCGGCGGACCTGACGACGGATGCCGACGTCGAAGCGCTCACCGGATTCCTGGCGGATTCGGGCCCCGTGCACGCGCTGGTCCACGTCGCCGGCGGGGCGCGCGGCACCGACCGCGTCGAGGACGGCCGGGTCGAGGACTGGCAGTGGATGTTCGACGCCAATGTGCTCTCGGCACAGCGGCTGGTCGCAGCGCTGATGCCGCAGCTGCGCCGGGCCGCGGCATCCGACGGTCACGCCGACACCCTCTTCGTCACCTCCACCGCCGCGCAGACCGCCTACGCCGGCGGCGCGGGCTACAACGCCGCCAAAGCCGGCGAGGCGATGCTCGCGCACGCCCTCCGGCTCGAGCTCAACGGCGAGCCGATCCGCGTGATCGAGGTCGCGCCGGGCATGGTGCACACGCCGGAGTTCACCCTCAACCGCCTCGGCGGCGACAGCGTGGCCGCGGAGCGCGTGTATGACGGGGTCCAGAACCCGCTGACCGCCGACGACGTCGCGGACGTCATCGCCTACGCCCTCAACGCTCCCGGACACGTCAACCTCGACCTCATCACGATGCGCCCGGTCGCGCAGTCGGCGCAGTTCCTCCTCGCGCGCGGTCCGCTGCGCCCGCGCGGCACGGAGGAGCTGTGA